The nucleotide sequence GGTGCGCGCGCTCGAGCCGCTGCTCGGCCCGCGGATGGCGCTCGTCGGGGTGCATCCGGTGGCCGGTAAGGAGACCACGGGCGCGATCGCCGCGGATGAAAGCCTGTTTATCGGACGCCGCACGATAATCACGCCGTCGGCGCGCAGCACGCCCGACGCAATCGGTCGCGTCGAGCGCCTGTGGCAGGCGACCGGATCGCGCGTGGAGCGGATGGCGCCCGACGAGCATGATCAAATCCTCGCCCGCGCAAGTCATCTGCCGCAGGTGGTTGCGAGCGCCCTTGCCGCGGCGCTTGCGGGCGAGCGGGTGGGCGGGCGCGAGGCGGCGGCTTACGGCGCGGGGGGGCTGCGCGACACGACGCGGATCGCGGCCTCTTCGGCCGAGATGTGGCGCGATATCGTGCTGACGAATCGCGACGCGATCATGGCCTCGCTCAAACTTTTCCGCGGCGCGCTGGACGAGTTCGAGCGCGCGATCGCCGACGGCGACGTCGCGCGTTTCGAGGAAATTTTCAACCGCGGGCGCGCGATGCGCGAGGAGCTCAAGTGACGCGCGCGCGTCCGGTAATTGCGATCGACGGGCCGGTCAGCGCGGGCAAATCGACCGTCGCGCGGCGCCTTGCCGAGGTGCTGGGCTTCGAATACGTAAACACGGGCGCGATGTACCGGGCGGTTGCGGTCGCGGCGCGCGCCGCCGGAATCGGCGACGACGATCCCGACGCCGAAAAGAAGCTCGACGCGCTGCTCGGCAAGGCGCGGATCGAGTTTTCCGGCGGACGCATCATGCTCGACGGCCGCGATATCAGCGCCGAAGTCGGGGCGCCCGAAATCGGCGAAAGCGCCTCGCGCCTTTCAACGCTCGGCGCGGTGCGCGCGCGGATGCGCGAGTTGCAACGCGCGGCCGGCGCGCGCGGCGGCGTCGTGATGGAAGGGCGCGATATCGGCACCGCGATCTTTCCGGACGCCGAATTCAAATTTTTTCTCGACGCGAGCGCCGAGGTCCGCGCCGAGCGGCGCTACCAGGAGCTTGCCGCGCGCGGAGCCGCGATCACCCGCGAGGAGGTGCTCGCGCAACTGCGCGAGCGCGACCGGCGCGACCGCGGGCGCGAACTGGCGCCGCTTAAGGCCGCGCCCGACGCGATCGCGGTCGACGCGAGCCGGATGAGCGTCGAAGAAATTGTGGCGCTGATGGTTCGGCGCGTCAGCGCGCGCGTCGGCGCGGCTTAGGTCTTGAAACGCAGAAGGCTGGGCGGTATGCATTGCTGTAGCCTCGAATCCCGGGGAAGGTCCCACTAAATGGAGAAAG is from Candidatus Binataceae bacterium and encodes:
- a CDS encoding prephenate dehydrogenase/arogenate dehydrogenase family protein, with the protein product MTALFKQMTVCGVGLIGGSLALIAKREGLVERVVGLGRTQKNLDVALERRIVDGATRDPAEAARGADLVMLAVPVRTMPETLAAMTPYLPAEAVITDVGSVKGWVVRALEPLLGPRMALVGVHPVAGKETTGAIAADESLFIGRRTIITPSARSTPDAIGRVERLWQATGSRVERMAPDEHDQILARASHLPQVVASALAAALAGERVGGREAAAYGAGGLRDTTRIAASSAEMWRDIVLTNRDAIMASLKLFRGALDEFERAIADGDVARFEEIFNRGRAMREELK
- the cmk gene encoding (d)CMP kinase, whose amino-acid sequence is MTRARPVIAIDGPVSAGKSTVARRLAEVLGFEYVNTGAMYRAVAVAARAAGIGDDDPDAEKKLDALLGKARIEFSGGRIMLDGRDISAEVGAPEIGESASRLSTLGAVRARMRELQRAAGARGGVVMEGRDIGTAIFPDAEFKFFLDASAEVRAERRYQELAARGAAITREEVLAQLRERDRRDRGRELAPLKAAPDAIAVDASRMSVEEIVALMVRRVSARVGAA